The sequence CGGAAGTAATAAAATATTTTTCCGCTTTATGAACCGCGTTGCCCGACCAAGGGCCAGAGGTGCTTTTGCGTACCTGGTTATCTTTGGTAAATGGCCGACTGAGCTGAGGTTGCATCGTTTGCGCATGATTTGGATTTGCAAATAAAACACACAGCGGTGCGGTGTGTACCTTCAACAGTTTCCAAGTTAGCAAAACATCATCAAATAAAAAAGGGATTCATGCGGAATCACACGTCGGTGCTATCTAAATACGGTATGTTTCTTCACGGGATAGTCGTGATAGCGGTATTTTTTTATTCGATGCCTGAAAGACTATTTTTATTTGCATGCAAAACCGGCAACATCGATGTTTTTGCCATTAACCGACAGTGATAATGCCGCTCCAGGAGGTGGTATAGTGTTCGGAGAGGTTTGCCTGATTCGGCTTCCAGGTCTCGGCATTTTCGGCGGCGATCCGGATCGCTCCTGGGCCGTACTGGTGGTTGATGCGGTCCATTGCTTCCATGAGGCGCTTTTGCCGATTATTCCCGGTCGATGTATCGTCGGGGAACAGGAGCAGTTCTTTCTCGGCTGATTGTGCCGGAATGAGGCCGCTGACGATCACACCCGCCTTTTTGTAGTTGTATCCCTGCCGGAAGATCGATGCGAGAGCAAGATCAGCAGCCCGGATGACGGCGATGCTGTCCTGAGACGGTCTGGACATGGCCATGGTTCGGGTTCCCCAGTATTTCAGTTGCGGTTCATTGAACGGGCTGCTGCAGATGAAGACAGTGATCATCGACGTTGCGGAGTTTTCCTTTCTGAGTTTTTCGGCGCATTTTCCGGCAAAGGTTGCCACAGCCTGCTGCAGTTCATCCAATGCGGTAATCGTGCGGCCGAATGAACGGGAGGTGCAGATGCTCTGCTTCGGTGGGCGGACCTGTTCCAGAGGCAGGCACGAATGGCCGTTCAGTTCCTCCTGAATGCGGATGCCGGGGAGGTGCAGGTGTTTCCGGATCCACGGCGCCGGAGCTCGGGAGTAGTCGAGCGCAGTCCGGATGTTTCCCGCTTCGAGCAGTTTGCTCCATTGCCGACCTATTCCCCAGATATCTTCAACTTTTAATGCGGCAAGGGCCTCATGAATCTCTTCCGGTGCAGAGAGTATGCAGATTCCATCGTACCCGGGTTTTTTTTTCGCCATCCGGTTGGCCGCCTTGGCCAGGGTTTTCGTTGAGCCAATGCCGATGCTGACCGGGATTCCGGTGTGTCTGGTGAGGGTTTTCCTGATTTGTGCCGCGTATCCGGAGGCGCCGAACCGGCTGAAGCCGCCGAGGTCGACAAAGGCTTCGTCGATGGAGTAGATCTCTATTTCAGGAGCAAGGTCGGCAAGCGTGACCATCACCCGTGAGGACATGTCGCCGTAGAGCGGGAAGTTCGCCGAAAAGACCCTGACATGATGTTTTTTGAGGATGTCCCGGAATTTGAACGCCGGGCCGCCCATCGGCAGGCCAAGAGCTTTCGCTTCGTTCGAACGTGCGATAAAACAGCCGTCGTTATTCGAGAGCACTACCACGGGCTTTCCTGTCAGCGCCGGGTTGAAAACCCTTTCGCAGGAAACGTAGAAGTTATTGCAGTCGATCAGGGCGAACATGACTGGCAGTTTTTTTTGAATCTCTATGGGTCATATTCCCCGCCTCTTGAGGCGTAAAGTATGATCGATTTGTTTTCAAAATACCCCGCTGCTTGCGGCGGGGTTCTTTATTTTGTTGTGCGGTTGGCGACTGTTTCCGAGAGAATTCACCGTGCTTTGTGGATGACGTAGGTGACGATTCCCCAGACAGTGAAGTCACTTGCTTCGGTAATCAGGATCGGCTTGAACCGTTCGTTTGCCGGCATGAGGCAGAGTTCGCCATTCGTACGGCGATACGCTTGACGGTGAATGCTCCATCGATAAAGCAGACTGCAATATCGCCCTCCCTGGGATCAAGGGCTTTGTCGATTACGAGCAGATCTCCGTCGAGAATGCCGGCATCCGTCATGGACGTTCCTTTGACGCGGGCGTAGAAGGTGGCCGCTGGATGTTTGATGAGCGCCTTGTTCAGGTCAAGCGTAACCTCTTCATAATCCTCCGCCGGGGAAGGGAAGCCTGCGGCAATACCGGTTCCGGAAAGCGGCAGTTCAAGTTCCGATGAAAGATCGGCTGTGAAAAAATCCAGCACAGGGCCGGTATGGATTCGGGATAGCTTCATAGTGCAATGTGTTCAGTTTTCCACCGCTTTGCAAGAGCAATATTGTACTTCTGAATTTGTTGCGAATATTGTTTACACGGTATTTGTATCTATTGAGTGTCGTTCCGGAGCCAAAGCATCGATCCTTCCGCAAGCCACTCGTCTTTTGAAAGGCACGGCAAGCTCTTTAATTTAAGAGAGTAACAGTTACGGAGAATCCTGAGCATGAGTCTCTTCCCAATCGGGGGTCCGGATTAGTCGATCTGTCGGTTTCACTGAAGCAAGGGCTCTGATTTTCACGACGCCTGTTCAGTATGGTTCGAACTGCTGCTGCGGGAGTTGACGGCGGGATGGGGTTGGTGTGTTTCGTGAAGCGGAGGTTGAGCAGAAGGATGAGGCGTTGTGAAACAGTTAAACAGAGATGTTTTTTCCTGACCTGTCGAAGTCCGGCATGCCGGAGAAGCATGGGCAGTTCTTTTTGTCAATCGACAGCATCGGGCTGAGTCAGAGAGAGAAGGGGTGTACTAAACGCAAGCAAGCCCCGGATTTGCTTGTCCGGGGCTTGCTTGCGTTACTGCTGTTACGCCGTTACGATGGTGAGCTTACTTGTCGTTGCCGTCAATCACTTCGTATTCGGCGTTTTGTACCTCGCCGTCTCCGCCTTTTTTGCCGGTTTCCGGTTCACCTCCGGCTGAAGGGCCGGAAGCTCCCGGGGCGCCTGCGTCCGGGGTCTGGTAGAGGCTGGATGCAATATCACTCCACTCTTTGTTGAGATCGTCCATGGCTGATTTGATCGATTCGGCAGTGCCGTTCTTGTATGCCTCCTTGAGCTTTTCAAGCGAACCTTCAAGGCGTGGCTTTTTATCAGCCGGGATTTTATCGCCAAGTTCGGTGAGCTGCTTCTCGGTGCTGAAAATCAGCGAGTCTGCAGAGTTCCGGATGTCGATCTCCTCTTTTTTCTTCTGGTCCTCAGCCGCATGTTCTTTTGCGTCCTGCTTCATTTTTTCGATTTCGGCATCATTGAGCTTGCCGCTCGCTTCGATCCTGATGGTCTGTTCCTTTCCGGTGGCCTTGTCCTTTGCCGAGACGCTCAGGATGCCGTTCGAGTCGATGTCGAAGGTCACCTCGATCTGGGGAACACCTCTTGGTGCCGGCGGAATGTCGCCGAGGTGGAACCGTCCGAGGGTTTTGTTGTCCGATGCCATCGGCCTTTCACCCTGAAGAACATGAACTTCAACGGAGGTCTGACTGTCTGCGGCTGTCGAGAATACCTCCTGCTTTCTGGTCGGAATGGTGGTATTGGCTTCGATAAGTCTGGTCATGACGCCGCCGAGGGTTTCGATGCCGAGCGAAAGCGGGCTCACATCGAGCAGAAGCACATCGGTCACGTCCCCTTTGAGCACGCCGCCCTGAATGGCTGCGCCGATAGCGACGACTTCGTCAGGATTGACGCTTCTGTTGGGTTCTTTGCCGAAAAATTCCTTGACGAGGGTCTGTACTTTCGGAATACGTGTCGATCCGCCGACCAGAACCACTTCGTCGATCTCCTTCATGTCGAGTTTCGAGTTTTTGACTGCGCGATGGCACGGTTCGAGAATTTTTTCGAACAGGTCGGCGCACATAGCCTCGAATTTCGCTCTCGTAAGATTGATGACAAGATGTTTCGGACCTTCCTGCGTTGCCGTTATGAAGGGAAGGTTGATTTCCGTATCGGTTCTTGAAGAGAGTTCGACTTTTGCTTTTTCAGCGGCCTCTTTTAGTCTCTGAAGAGCAATCGCGTCATTTCTCAGATCGATGCCTTCCTGTTTTTTGAACTCGTCTGCCAGATAGTCGATAATTTTCTGGTCGAAGTCATCGCCGCCCAGATGGGTGTCGCCATCGGTCGACTTCACTTCAAAGACGCCGTCGCCCAGTTCAAGAATGGAGATATCGAAGGTTCCTCCGCCGAGATCGAATACGGCTACCTTTTCGCTTGACATTTTTTTGTCAAGCCCGTAAGCGAGAGCCGCTGCGGTCGGTTCGTTGATGATTCTCTTGACGTCGAGACCGGCGATTCTTCCGGCATCTTTTGTGGCCTGCCGCTGCGCATCGTTGAAATATGCCGGCACGGTAATGACCGCTTCCGTTACTTTTTCACCAAGAAAGTCTTCGGCGGTCTGCTTCATTTTCTGCAGAATCATTGCGGAAACTTCCTGGGGCGAATAGATTTTGTCGTTTATTTTTACCCTGGCCTCACCGCCTTCGTTGATAACATCATAAGATGCCAGTTTTTTCTCGTTCGGTACTTCGTCATATTTGCGTCCCATAAAGCGCTTGATCGAGAATACCGTATTTTTCGGATTGGTGATTGCCTGGCGTTTCGCTGCCTGTCCTACAAGACGGTCACCTGTTTTCGTTACCGCAACCATTGACGGCGTCGTGCGGTTGCCTTCGGAATTCTCGATGACCGTCGGCTGCGTGCCTTGCATGACGGCTACACAGGAGTTGGTGGTTCCGAGGTCAATACCGATGATTTTACCCATTGTTTTTCCTTTAACTTGATTGTGTACAAAAATCTGTCAGCTTCCGTCGAAGAACGGAGGCTGAATGCTGCATGTTATCTGATGGAGATTTCCTTTGTTTTTTTCACCGGCGCCGCTTTCGGCAGGGTAACGTGGAGTACCCCGTTTTCAAAATCAGCTCCGATATTATCCTGATCGATCATCTCTCCCAGATTGAAGCTTCGTGAAAAACTTCCGTATGATCGTTCAATCCGGTGGTAATCTTTTTTCTTTTCTTCCGATTCCTGTTTGCGCTCAGCCTTGATGGTAAGTACATCGTCTTCGATGTTCAGCGCGATCTGTTCTTTTTCAAGCCCCGGAAGTTCGGCATCGATGTGAAAAGCAGTCTCGTCTTCAGAAATATCAACCTTGAATGCCGGGGCATTTGTAGATGGCATCTGCGTTCCTGACCAGATATCGTCGAAAAGTCTCATGGGATCCTTTGCTAATTTGACAAGCATGTTTGCCTCCTGTAATGATCTGTTTGTTGTTTTTTCCTATAATGTTTTTGTGCATCGTTACGGGATAAGAACTACAATAATCATGCCAAAGCGGTTGTTTCCTGTGGAAAACGACAGGCTCTGACAAAATAGCTGGCCTCATGTTCTTATTGTCATACTTTGGTGCGTTTTTTTGTTGTAAATGTCATGCTTCGTTGTGCGCTTTCATATTCACATGAGGGATATTCTTTCAGAGAATAACAGCAAAAACCTTGCTTCGGTATTGAGCGAAGCAGTTGGTTCCGGATGCAGGTTATGCGTGAATAAGGTGTTCGGATGGGTCGAGCTATCGAGAGGGGATCGCTCGTTCAGTCGAGGGCCTGTATGATCAGGCTGTGAGATTGTCGTTTACTTTCTGGATCCAGCTCAGTCTGTCCTGAAGGTTTTCAACAACACTTTTCGAAATGAGATAACAGGCGTAAATAATACTTTCGTCAGCGATCTGGTAATAACATTTAAGACCCTCTTTTCTTCTGTTGACTACTCCGTTGTCGTGCATGAGGGCGAGATGCTTTGAAATGTTTGCCTGGCTTGCGTTTACTTCGTTGACTATTTCCTGAACCGTTCGTTCCCGTTCGCAGAGAGCCCTGAGAATCTTGAGCCGCATGGGTTCCGAAAGCAACTTGAAGCGATTGGATACGGCTTCAAGCATTTCATCGGGCATTTTAAGATTCCACTTTTTAACTTCTTCTTCGGTGATCGTGATCGTTTTGCTCATGACAATCATGTTGTGTCGTGAAGGCTGGTTTGGCCTGCACAGCATAGTGTAGTATTCAATTGTACGTTAAAGCTATATAGCTATTAATTCATACAATTCAAATCAAAAAAGCCTGATTTACAGGCTTTGTCGCATTTCATGAGATCTGATCGAATATGAGGTTTTTTTCCGTTTCCATGCCTGGAAAGACGCCGAGTTTGAGCACAGAATCAACGAGTGACTGAGGAGCCTTGACACGCAGG comes from Chlorobium limicola DSM 245 and encodes:
- the dnaK gene encoding molecular chaperone DnaK, whose protein sequence is MGKIIGIDLGTTNSCVAVMQGTQPTVIENSEGNRTTPSMVAVTKTGDRLVGQAAKRQAITNPKNTVFSIKRFMGRKYDEVPNEKKLASYDVINEGGEARVKINDKIYSPQEVSAMILQKMKQTAEDFLGEKVTEAVITVPAYFNDAQRQATKDAGRIAGLDVKRIINEPTAAALAYGLDKKMSSEKVAVFDLGGGTFDISILELGDGVFEVKSTDGDTHLGGDDFDQKIIDYLADEFKKQEGIDLRNDAIALQRLKEAAEKAKVELSSRTDTEINLPFITATQEGPKHLVINLTRAKFEAMCADLFEKILEPCHRAVKNSKLDMKEIDEVVLVGGSTRIPKVQTLVKEFFGKEPNRSVNPDEVVAIGAAIQGGVLKGDVTDVLLLDVSPLSLGIETLGGVMTRLIEANTTIPTRKQEVFSTAADSQTSVEVHVLQGERPMASDNKTLGRFHLGDIPPAPRGVPQIEVTFDIDSNGILSVSAKDKATGKEQTIRIEASGKLNDAEIEKMKQDAKEHAAEDQKKKEEIDIRNSADSLIFSTEKQLTELGDKIPADKKPRLEGSLEKLKEAYKNGTAESIKSAMDDLNKEWSDIASSLYQTPDAGAPGASGPSAGGEPETGKKGGDGEVQNAEYEVIDGNDK
- a CDS encoding ArsR/SmtB family transcription factor, which gives rise to MSKTITITEEEVKKWNLKMPDEMLEAVSNRFKLLSEPMRLKILRALCERERTVQEIVNEVNASQANISKHLALMHDNGVVNRRKEGLKCYYQIADESIIYACYLISKSVVENLQDRLSWIQKVNDNLTA
- a CDS encoding Y-family DNA polymerase encodes the protein MFALIDCNNFYVSCERVFNPALTGKPVVVLSNNDGCFIARSNEAKALGLPMGGPAFKFRDILKKHHVRVFSANFPLYGDMSSRVMVTLADLAPEIEIYSIDEAFVDLGGFSRFGASGYAAQIRKTLTRHTGIPVSIGIGSTKTLAKAANRMAKKKPGYDGICILSAPEEIHEALAALKVEDIWGIGRQWSKLLEAGNIRTALDYSRAPAPWIRKHLHLPGIRIQEELNGHSCLPLEQVRPPKQSICTSRSFGRTITALDELQQAVATFAGKCAEKLRKENSATSMITVFICSSPFNEPQLKYWGTRTMAMSRPSQDSIAVIRAADLALASIFRQGYNYKKAGVIVSGLIPAQSAEKELLLFPDDTSTGNNRQKRLMEAMDRINHQYGPGAIRIAAENAETWKPNQANLSEHYTTSWSGIITVG
- a CDS encoding LexA family protein, giving the protein MKLSRIHTGPVLDFFTADLSSELELPLSGTGIAAGFPSPAEDYEEVTLDLNKALIKHPAATFYARVKGTSMTDAGILDGDLLVIDKALDPREGDIAVCFIDGAFTVKRIAVRMANSASCRQTNGSSRS
- a CDS encoding Hsp20/alpha crystallin family protein, which produces MLVKLAKDPMRLFDDIWSGTQMPSTNAPAFKVDISEDETAFHIDAELPGLEKEQIALNIEDDVLTIKAERKQESEEKKKDYHRIERSYGSFSRSFNLGEMIDQDNIGADFENGVLHVTLPKAAPVKKTKEISIR